Within the Zea mays cultivar B73 chromosome 10, Zm-B73-REFERENCE-NAM-5.0, whole genome shotgun sequence genome, the region CTACGCTGCAAAAAGTTGAGACAGCGCTATCACGAAATGGCGCGTTCCAGCTGTTCCCTGCGTCTTTTTTTTTCTTCGCGAGCCATCCATCCTCTTGATACATGCAGAGCCCTTCGTGCTGGAAACGGATTCACGGTAGATAGACTGGACACCTGGATGGAAAAATGGCAACGGAAGAGCACAACCAGGCAGTTGTGCGTCGAATCTATTTGACACATCCTCTGACGGATGTATATACGCGCCAAGTGCAGCGTCCCTTCTCGGGACCGTGTTTCCAAGAAGATTCAgaaaagctagattttatctGATAATTCCTTTTTTTTGTTTCAGTGCTGGATTCAGGCTATTTAACTATAAATGACAAGAAGATTCAGAAACTGGATTGATCTGAGATGAGAAGAAAAGAATCCAAAGATAGATCGCGAAAAACAAAAAGTGCAGCTATTGACTGTACTGTAGTCTGTACATCAAGTGCGCACggccgccggagacgagggggggGGGAGGATTGGCGTGTGCCGGTGAATATACAGCTCGGTTCGTTTTGTGGCATGCACGTAGGCCACGAATCACAAAAACTGTGGCTTTTCTGTTCCTTGTGCTTAAAGCTCACATATGTTTGTTTGACTGATGACTAATTGACCATTGAGAGCTCCGAAGCAAGTGCGCAGCGTATGGATGGAGTATTTTGCAGACAAGAACTTTGCGCATTAATTCACTTCAAACCGCATCAGTAGACAGTCAGTACGGTGTGGCTGCGAGAAGCAGAGGCTGGATGGAATATGGTGCTCCCTCCGATGGAAATGGAATGAAACACGGTGCAGTTGCCCTGCCCATTCCCTGTGCATAAACAATGGCATCCCCCGGGGCACAGAGAGTGATGGCAGACCAATCCATTGTCCGGAGACATGCCGGGCAAGACTTTGCTGTTCTACCCTGTAATCCTAGCCAGCTTCTCGACAGCCACAGAGAAAGGAAGGTGTCCTTGGACTGGTATGTAACTACACTTCTTGTCCCTTGCATGGTGTGCTTCCAAACTCCCAAGTAGTCTAATGGTAGACGGCTAAACCTCATGGTAGATCAACTGCTCTGCGGTTTTGTTTTCATTTCTCTGTTCAAAGGTTCTTAGAATAATTAAATTGGAAGCGCATTATCCGCCAAATAATATTCTGCTTTGTTATTTTAGGGCTACTTGaagtgtttttttttcttttttaatgAGTCAAACACAAATATTCTGCTTGTTTTAGGGCTTCTTTGGAAGGACTTTACTTTAAGAATTTCAACTTCGATTTTCCAGCTTCACCATAATTAAATTGGAAGCGCATTATCTGCCAAATAATATTCTGCTTGTTTTAGGACTATTTGAagcgtttttttttcttttttaatgAGTGAAACACAAATCTTATGCTTGTTTTAGGGTTTCTTTGGGAGGACTTTATTTCAATAATTTCAACTTCGAGTTTTCAGCTTCACTGTAAGTTTCAACAAATTGTTGAGGTGAGTTCGAGAAGTGTTTGGCTTACGCATGAACACCAGCTTCTATAATACAATTGATTTGTGTGAGTTTACTTATTAATTACCCTTGATGATTAGTGGGGTGTCACGAGAGAACCGAGCGTTATATTGTGTAACCGGTGATATAGTGAGTTTTTTTTGTGCAACTTTACGAGTAGACATGAAAACAATGTCTGTGAAGCACCACCAGAGAGGCTTCATGAATTTCATGAGGCTCATCCCTAGTTTTAATTTTTTTTCCAAAGCTAGAGCTCTTAGAATTAGACCTGTTTGGATAGAAGAAGCTGTAACGAACTCAATTTTTTTTTGAAGTGAAACCCTCCCAGACATGCCCTTGATCCACTGGGTAACTACCATATTTTTTTGTTgtatatattttttaaaaaaagaatATATGGTTTAGTGAAAGAAATAAATGTATTCGTTATCATGATGAAATATTGAGCGGATTTTATTCAAAAGCTATAGAAGACTATAACAGGATGTATATAAGCCATCTCATTTAATAATTTTAAAGAAAATACGAAGATGATCCCACATTATTTATGCAAGAAAGCAAATAGCTAAGAAAATTTCACAAATACATGTACTCATATACGTGTATATAATTCTCAAGGAAAACATGTCCCAATATATGTCTTGACCTTCATTAAACTAGTCAACATATTCATGGTTACGATCAGTCATATCCATTCAACAACCAACAATTGGAAATAGCGAAACAATTAGCAGTATGGTATAAAGGGCGTCATGCTTAAAAAcatgaaaaaaataaataatttagctagatgtaaagggcataacgTAAATATAAATAATTGATGCATACAAATGGCTATGCTTACGCGTGCATATATTTTTTCCGCCTCCGTCACTTTTGAAAGGGCAAGCCTAGCAACAGGGTGGTTTATAAAAGGCAAACCCTCAGCCCATACTCCCGCAAACCCACACAGAAACAGAACCTCGTTCGTCGTCTCCCCTTAGCACATGCAACCATATCTTCAGCTAGCTTCTGCCTGcctcgccgccaccaccaccaccaccctctCTGGGAACCTTCTTGTCACCTCGGAGGCCATGGCTCCCATGGCCTATATAGCTGCCTGTGCCGCGGCATTGTCGGCCTTCGTAGCTCTGCTCCACTGGGCGTACCGATGGAGCCACCCCAGGTCGAGAGGCAGGCTTCCGCCGGGCTCCATGGGCATCCCTCTCCTGGGCGAGACGATGCAGTTCTTCGCGCCCAACCCGACCTGCGACGTGTCCCCGTTCGTGAAGGAGAGGGTGAGGCGGTACGGGAGCATCTTCAAGACGAGCATCGTGGGGCGGCAGGTGGTGGTGTCGGCGGACCCGGACATGAACTACTTCGTGTTCCAGCAGGAGGGGAAGCTGTTCGAGAGCTGGTACCCGGACACCTTCACCGAGATCTTCGGCCGCGACAACGTCGGCTCCCTGCACGGATTCATGTACAAGTACCTCAAGACCCTGGTGCTCCGCCTCTACGGCCAGGAGAACCTCAAGGCGGTGCTCCTCGCCGAGACGGACGCCGCCTGCCGCGGCAGCCTCGCCTCGTGGGCGGCGCAGCCCAGCGTCGAGCTCAAGGAAGGCCTCTCCACAGTAAGCACCCCCAGCTTCTCCTGATATATGACGATGCAATTGCCGCTAGCATTGGTCGTGGTCGTCGATCGGTCGGTGCTTACTTGGTCGTTGCTGCTTCAATGTTCAGATGATATTTGATCTTACCGCCAAGAAGCTGATCGGCTACGAGCCGTCCAAGTCGTCCGAGAGCCTGAGGAAGAACTTCGTGGCGTTCATTCGCGGGCTGATTTCTTTCCCCGTCAACATCCCCGGCACGGCCTACCATGAATGCATGGAGGTAATAGGAGCATGCGGTGATTGCAGCACCTGTTTTTacataattaattaattattgaGCACgtacgcacacacacacacgcacGGCTGCTGTTCCCTAGCCGTATAGCTGCGCAGCGCAAATTCTCTGCCGTTGATCAATAATCAACGCCCGGATGCGACTGTTTTTTTTTTCTAATCGATCTTCATCGTCGTCGGTGCAATGCAACAACAACGACAACAGGGGCGGAAGAACGCGATGAAGGTGCTCAAGGGCATGATGAAGGAGCGGATGGCGGATCCCGAGCGGCGTTGCGAGGACTTCTTCGACCACGTGATCCAGGAGCTCCGCAGGGAGAAGCCGCTCCTGACGGAGACCATCGCGCTGGACCTCATGTTCGTGCTCCTCTTCGCCAGCTTCGAGACCACGGCGCTGGCGCTCACCCTCGGCGTCAAGCTCCTCACCGACAGCCCCAAAGTCGTCGACGCGTTGAGGGTAAGCAGCCATAGTCCATAGAGAAGCCGTGCGATTGATCATTGATCAACTGGCCGCTTGCCATATGAAACTGATCGGCGATAAATCTGACGGGCTAAACAACTATCTTTACCCCTGGTCGATCGAGCAGGAGGAGCACGACGCGATCGCCAAGAACAGGAACGACCCGGATGCGCCCGTCACGTGGGCCGAGTACAGATCGATGACCTTCACGAATCAGGTGAGCATTGCTCGGACCGCGCTGCGCCCCTAGCTAGCTAGCTTGCTGCTTGTAGCCCAGCCCAGATCGATGTACATGTGCGAGCTGCATTGTTAACTTGCAAAGACAGCATGACAACTCTAAGCGAGCTAGCTAGCATTGCATCCGAGAATCTTGGAAGCCCGACGCTGCAGCGTGATCGAAAGCGCAAGCCGCAAGCCATAGTCTGTGTTCTTTTCCTGACCAAGTCCCAGACTTCGAGGCGGACAGATAATCTTACTTAATTAGCTGGTGTATACTGTAGAGCTGAAGAGTAAAAAATGGAAGGGGGGAATCAAAACCTAAGGCCCTGATTTGGCCACAGTAGGATTTATTTATACAGACAATTGCAAATTGTAGCAAGAGTTGTACTTGTGCTACACCTGCAACAACTAGTCTGAACTCTGAAGCGCCGTTTTCTGAATCCGGCCAGCGCTGAAAAAAAACTGACACCTCCGTTCCTGTCTCTCTCTGAAGGTCATCATGGAGATGGTGAGGCTCGCAAACATCGTGCCGGGGATATTTCGGAAGGCCCTGCAAGACGTTGAGATCAAAGGTGCACACATGCACATGGCTGGCATCTCTTGTGctcctataagaagaagaaaaaaaaatgcTATCTTTTCAGCATGTTGCATAGAGTTAACTCATCTCTCCGTGCTGTATTTCTCTGCGGCGCTGGCACAGGCTACACGATCCCGGCGGGGTGGGGTGTCATGGTGTGCCCACCGGCGGTGCACTTGAACCCTGACATCTACGAAGACCCGTTGGCGTTCAACCCATGGAGGTGGCAGGTTCGTCTCTTGCTCGACATCTCAGCAGCAACATCTCACCTAGCTAGGGTTCTGTCACGCGAGGTCGTTAGCTTCAGTGCGTATTAGGTTGCAAGGGAATGAGTCGTTCGTTCTGTTCTATATTCTGTAGTCTGAAGTGCTGTGATCTGATTCGCTCACCGAACTTGCATATATTCTCTCCTCTCGAGAGTCGAGTCTCGCCATTAAAACGGAAATCACGAACAAGAATAGTTTAACCAACTGCAGGTCTCCAATAATTGGCAGAGTGGTTAATTGGTCCACGATCGGGGAGGCTCTGATCCCAAGTACCAACTTGGCCTGGCCGCGGAGATCAAGAAGAAATGCGGTTCGCGTCCACATGACATACTAGTGTATTTGTCCTCGAACTGACGCAGAAGCTTCCTCGCTTAGTAGTTTAAGTTTAACAACAAGGTCAGAATGGCAACAGATGGACTCATGGACATGCATGGTATAGATCAGTAACAGGAGGCAACTGTGCAGAGCAGCCAGCTACCAAAAAAAAAACGGACAGATAGTGCTTGATTGTACTCTCATCACTGTCTGAGGATTGTTTAATTCTGGATTTGGGGGGGTTCAGGGTTCCAATCAGACCGTTTTTCTTTCTGGATCCGGTAGCTGAATCGTGTGTTATTTCACCGGCTGCAAGAGAAATATGAGATTGAAAAATAGGGCAAGAATATGATGGCAGTCCTAGCGATAGAATATTATATTCAGATTGAAACAAAAGGTTCTAACTTGGTTGTGTTCTGAACAGGGAAAACCTGAAATTACCGGTGGAACGAAGCATTTCATGGCGTTTGGAGGTGGGCTACGATTCTGCGTCGGGACTGACCTTAGCAGGGTCTTGATGGCAACATTCATCCACCACTTGGTTACAAAGTACAGGTACCGTTTGTAGCATCTGATTATAGTGGTATCTCTTGGTATATTTATCCTTCTGAATACGAAGAAATCTCATAGTTCTGTTTTTTGTCGCCCTATTGTCGCAGTTGGAGGACGGTAAAAGGAGGGAACGTGGTCCGGACCCCCGGTCTCGGCTTTCCTGATGGCTTCCACATCCAACTCTTCCCCAGAAATTGACTCTTAATCTCTGACAAGGGTGTGCATGTAATTAAATACGGAGGGCTTTAGGTCACGTAGGGACAACAGTGAAGGATGGTGAATCATTCATTTATTTTTAGTCTAGTGTTAGGATAGACATCACTAGATACAACTTCAGTCGTATTGCTAGGCGCTAGCGCTACATCTAATCCTTGCAAGGGGTTTTTGTACTTGGCTGTTTTGTTTTCCATGTGGTTAGTCTTCTACCCATGTGTTGTACGTATATCTGATTATACATGTCTAATGAAAGAGGAATACAGAACATCTGAACATACATGTCTAAGAAGCTCCATCTGATCCCCCCAGCTCGTTCAGGCACAGCATGCCCAGTTTGTTCAGACATGGTAGGGGTTAATGACTGAAAACAGCCTAGTATTTATGTCAGAAGCAGCGATTACTGTTCAAGTACGTTACGTCTTCCGCTCTCTTCGGCAGAGGAAACTGTGGGGATTTTTTTTTAGCGAAGAGGAAGCACTGAAATCGTCTCAGTTAACATCACGAGCTGCGGACAATGGGAATCTGACTGAACTGCATAAGATTACAGGCAATCTTTGCTTTCAGaaggaaaaaaaaagagagagagattaCGGCCAATCTTGGCTGTCTCGTAAAGACCGGTCCCGAATTGCCACAGCTCATGTGTTTCCCatgcaaccagcaaaaccccagaAGTCAAACTGGATCTCTGAACCAGATCTTTTTCACAACTGGAAACAATCTTTCAGGCATAGGTTTGCTACGCGCTTTTCGTGGCGTGTTACCCTCGGTCACCTTTGTTTGCTGTTGTTCCAATGCGCAGCTCTGATGGTGTCTACTCAGCTCTGGCCATGTTCAAGATTTCAGACTCGATAAACAATGATATGAACAAGTGGGAGTTTGATTGGTTATATTATGTGATCAAGTGAGACTTT harbors:
- the LOC103641956 gene encoding cytochrome P450 87A3 isoform X2 — its product is MPGKTLLFYPVILASFSTATEKGRCPWTGFLWEDFISIISTSSFQLHCKFQQIVEEGKLFESWYPDTFTEIFGRDNVGSLHGFMYKYLKTLVLRLYGQENLKAVLLAETDAACRGSLASWAAQPSVELKEGLSTMIFDLTAKKLIGYEPSKSSESLRKNFVAFIRGLISFPVNIPGTAYHECMEGRKNAMKVLKGMMKERMADPERRCEDFFDHVIQELRREKPLLTETIALDLMFVLLFASFETTALALTLGVKLLTDSPKVVDALREEHDAIAKNRNDPDAPVTWAEYRSMTFTNQVIMEMVRLANIVPGIFRKALQDVEIKGYTIPAGWGVMVCPPAVHLNPDIYEDPLAFNPWRWQGKPEITGGTKHFMAFGGGLRFCVGTDLSRVLMATFIHHLVTKYSWRTVKGGNVVRTPGLGFPDGFHIQLFPRN
- the LOC103641956 gene encoding cytochrome P450 87A3 isoform X1; the encoded protein is MQPYLQLASACLAATTTTTLSGNLLVTSEAMAPMAYIAACAAALSAFVALLHWAYRWSHPRSRGRLPPGSMGIPLLGETMQFFAPNPTCDVSPFVKERVRRYGSIFKTSIVGRQVVVSADPDMNYFVFQQEGKLFESWYPDTFTEIFGRDNVGSLHGFMYKYLKTLVLRLYGQENLKAVLLAETDAACRGSLASWAAQPSVELKEGLSTMIFDLTAKKLIGYEPSKSSESLRKNFVAFIRGLISFPVNIPGTAYHECMEGRKNAMKVLKGMMKERMADPERRCEDFFDHVIQELRREKPLLTETIALDLMFVLLFASFETTALALTLGVKLLTDSPKVVDALREEHDAIAKNRNDPDAPVTWAEYRSMTFTNQVIMEMVRLANIVPGIFRKALQDVEIKGYTIPAGWGVMVCPPAVHLNPDIYEDPLAFNPWRWQGKPEITGGTKHFMAFGGGLRFCVGTDLSRVLMATFIHHLVTKYSWRTVKGGNVVRTPGLGFPDGFHIQLFPRN